A window of Rosa rugosa chromosome 7, drRosRugo1.1, whole genome shotgun sequence genomic DNA:
AAATGTAAAAACTATACCTCTCCGTAATTCCAACATTTTCCGTCCAAGTTAGCTTCATGTGCCGTTCACATGATAAGAATTGTGGTTTCGACCTTCAAGCAATGCTGTGGTGGATGATTTTATGTTGGACACACGTGGTATCAAGTTAGACTCTGTTTGAGACTGATTCTGGAATGCCTAAAAACGCTTTTCAAATTTACTTAAGCGTTTTTAAACTAGGAAACAAGTGCTtctcaaaaccattttcaaatgcttccaaaaccattttcaaatgCTTCCAAAACTTCCCAAGACATGTTGTAtatttttttgtaatttctttatattcataactaattttatttattaattaaagGCGCTTTTGACCATTTCACACAAAGCTTTAGACTCTAACTTTTTTGGTCTAGCTTTAGACTCTAACTTGAAACGACGAATTGTACAAATCATGTGTGCAGCACACGAGGCTAATTTGGCCACAGAGTTTTGGAATTGACAAAGAGGGTGAGAATTGACACTCTTAGCCAAGAAATTGATGCAAAATGACCACCTGGCAAAGTGGGGGATCCCGGCAAGGTGAGACTGAGAGTGCAAATTGACATTTTATTTGCGACTTTTATTGATAAAATTGGGAGATCCAACAGAGTGAATTCATAAACTTGCTCCCAAAAATATTTCCGCACCTTGACATGACTATATAAACACAATACACAGTATAACATATATGCACTAGAGAACCATTACATACAGACATTACAAAATTTCATTATCAGTACGCTACATGCTACATTTATAGCACTCCAACAATTTACACCTGCCAAGATTTTAATAATATGGTTATACGTAGAAGTTGATTGGAACTGTGCTGCGCTTGCACGCTGAGCCACAGCTTCATTCTTGTATATAGGCATTTGCCTTGCACTAGATTTCTGTGGAATAGAGCTGAGTGACACTACAAACAGATTTTCAGCAAGAGAAAGGGGGTTGTATAATACAAGCTACAGAAAACGCCGGTCTGGTGTAAGAGAATAGCATCTACCAGCCAGTTCGAGGCAATAACTGTAGGGTGAAAAGCTGAAGTAGAATAAATTCCGCTAAGAATCACTCCAActctcatcatcatcttcatcacttCCCACAAATGCCTGTATCAAAAACCTCATCGTAATAAATATTAACCGACTGGGAAACACAAATTCTGTGTGTATGGGAGAGAGACAGACCTGGCGGATTGCACTTGCTTTTTTCTCTAAGAGAGAGATGACCTTCAAGTTGGGATTATGACCCTGAATGTTGGGTCGTGGTGTGGATCTTGTCACAGTTGCAGGCTTCAGGTTGAAGGACTGAGGCCACAAAAAGGTTCAGTCTTTAATTCATACTTGAAATATGGAGAACCCAAAACGATGAAAGGTGGATGATGCAGAAGCGACAAATACACAAAAGAGAGGTCTAACCTTGGTTCTTATCTGTTGCAGAAATAAATCTCTTTCGTCTACCTTTGGTTCAATCTGAGGCTGAATTCGTTCACTTGCCTTTTTCAACTGCAAAATGTCAAGTTGTTATAAAGGTATTCCACAGTGCATAAATCTCAAAAAGAGCACATTCAGAGAGCTAAAAATTAATTTATCATTTACCTTGCTTTGGCCATGAGCAGCGACAGCATCAATAAGGGGATTTCTAGGACGAGGGATCTTATTCACTGTTCCATTAGACTTTCCAAATTCTGAGTCCGGCATTACATCAGAAGCATTTGATGACCATGCTGTTTCTCCCTCTGATGTTGGCAAACTATGCTGAGGCTTCTCATCTACTGTAGTTGTCGCTGTCAGTGATGTAGCAAGAAGCTTTTCTTGTTCCCTTTCTGATTCCTTCGTTAATTGTTGCGGAGGTTGGATAGGGTCATGTCTAGAAGTTGTGCATTCAGCTCCTGGTACTGTTAATGGCTTTGAAGTAGACTGAACCTTTCCTCCCTCTGTTGTTGGCAAACTATGCTGAGGCTGCTCATCTTCCATGGTTGGTGCCGTCACAGATGTGGCAAGGGGTCTAGCTTGTTCCAATTCTGAATTATCGAATGATTGTTTAAGTACCTCAAGCTCTAAACCTGTTTCCGGCATCAACTGTTGGGGATGGACAATTTCCCCATGAGAAAATACAGGGTCTTGTCCAGATGTTGTACATTCAGTGCCTGGAACTGTGATTGGCTTCGAACTAGACAGACCCTTCTCTCCCTCTAAATCAATGTCATTGTGTCCAGAGCTGTCACCAGAGACCTTTGATAGTTGTATGAATGGGCTTGAGAATTGCATTCCCCCTAAATCAGGAAAATTGTATTGATGATTGGAATCATTATCAGTTGGTTCTTGCGAAAATGGTGCGGGAGGCACAACATGGCCCACCAAAGGTCCAAAAACAAGTTGGGACTTCATATCTTCTGCTGTGAGAGATAAAAATGGGTGTTGAGGCTGCAGTAGCTCTCTCTGCGGTGCTGGTAGATCAAATTGAGCTTTCTCATCAGCTTTCAGTGACTGCATTGGCAAGAATGAATCATTGCTAACACCTCCCAAATCTCTATGTGAGGCTGGCGAAGCATGTTGCATCTTTCCTAACCTCCATTGCATAGGTGGTAGAGGTGGCAACGGTGGCGTGTCCTCAAGATTGACCACAGGTGGCTGGACAAAGTTAGGAAGAATAGACTCTAACGGTTCCATTTTTGGCTTTAAAAGATCAGTTTCCTGGCCTGCTGATTCTGTAAAGAACTCTGAAGTTGAAGGTTGACTTGGAAGGTCTTCAGGAAAAGATTCAGAGGAAGCATCCAAGCATGTCTCTTGATTGATGTGATCCATGGACGGTAGTTTGGATATCTCCTTATCTGGGTGATTTGGAAACCCAATCTGTGCATATTGAGAACTTAATGAGTTAGTACTAGCTTGATCTTCTTGTGAATCTTCCATGGATGGTAGTTTGGATATCTCCTTATCTGGGTGATTTGGAAATCCAATCTGTGCATATTGAGAACTTAATGAGTTAGTACTAGCTTGATCTTCTTGTGAATCTTCCATACCCAGTTGATCAGACTGAAACTCCGGCGACCGTTCTAAGGCAGCTTCTAGCTGACCACTTGCTCCGTCTCTTTCCAAATTTTCCATATGAACTTGATTAGCTTGCAACTCCAACAAAATGTCTAAATTCGTTTCAGTTTCTTGGAGGTCAGGTTCTGGAAGGGCAGAGGTAGATGATGACACAGCATACTCTCCACAAGTCTGATCCAGAGATTGCAACTCTGACTCCTGATTGCTCATTTCCAAAGATGTTGAGGCTGTGGGGTCATCATAGACAGTCGCGCCGTGTTCATTCTGCTCATCCAGGGACAAGTTATGATCGTCATCAAATACCTTTGAACTGGAAGGATTATAAGCAACTGATTTACTTGGGTCTGAATCTGAATCTGGCGAAACAACTTCAACTTTACTTGCTTCCTTTTGCATTTCTGAGTCTGACACGAATTTTGGAGAAGCTACATCATCCATTTCAGATTCTTTCATATGGGAATCCCTGAAGTCAGGAAGAGATTCATGCAAATTCATAAAATTCAATGGTGGAGAACAATTTGCATCTGGAGATGTATCAATATCATAGACATCATCAGATTTGGCAACAGCAGCCGAGGACACAGCAAGATCTTCTACATGAACTGTTTCAAGTACTATATTGTCTGAAACTACAAGATTCCCAAGGCCTGAATATGTTGGAGAGTTCGATGGAAGTTCTACAGAAACAGAATCTCCTTCCTCTGCATCAACATTGCTGGTGCCTGGAGATGTATCAATAAAATCATTGACATCATCAGATTTGGCAACAGCAGCAGAGGACGCACCCACATCTTCTACATGAACTGTTGCAGGTTCTATATTGGCTGAAAGTACATGATCCCCATCGCCTGAATAAGTTGGAGAGTTTGATGGAAGTTCTATAGAAACAGAATCTCCTCCCTCTGAATCAGCATTGCTGGTGAATAAGCCTATCTCCTCATCATCCACAGTCCTAGATCTCTCTTCAGTTTTGAATTTCTCTTCATAGTGGGACATATCCTCATCTAAATCGGAGATTTGCTGGTCCATTAAGACATGTGTCTGTGGAGCATCCTTCTGCTCTTTTAGGACATGTGTCTGTGGAGCATCCTTCTGCTCTATTAGGCCATGTGTCTTTGGAGCATCCCCTCCAGGATATGACTCTCTTGAGATACGTCTCCATGGTATAACTCCAGATTTGAATGCAGTTGGTTTAACAGGATCATCCACTACAGAAACCCTGTTGACAGGCTTTGCAACATCTGAATTATGAGGCAGTAATGTAGAACCTGAAGATGTTTGTATTTCTTTCATTGCTGAAGGAAAGAGCTGCTCTTCTGTAGATGGAATACTTGAAAGTGGTGAATCAATCTTTCTACTGGCGAAGCTTCCCACAGCATCTTCATCAGCACATTGTGTCTGAAACACTTTATTCACAGAATCATTGCCGCTATGATTTACAGAAGCCAATTCTTCAACATTTTTCAAATGCGGTAAATCATCAGAAGTGGCACCTAAATCTTCTTCATCTGCTTCAACTAGAGGAAGCGTAGGAGAAGTATTTGTGAACTCATCCTTAGCCTGGGAAGAACCATCAGGAACAACTGTCATGAAATTATCCAGATTTGTCCCATTTTCTCTGATGTCAAATGATTCAGAACCAAATTTAATTTTATAGGAGGATGTTTCATCTATTAAAGGTCCCACATATGAAGCCACAGGTGACTTTGCTCCATGGTCTGGATGTGGTTGTGTAGGACTCATTTCCCCAACCAACCTATTGCAAGATATATCTCCACTATCAGGGTTTATGCTTTCCTGAATACATGTATCCACAGCTCCACAAGCTTCAGTGGATGGTAATTCTTTAGCTGCTCCATTACACTCTGAAGGTGTATTCTCAACCATATTGCTTAAAGTGTCAGAGTGCAGACTGGCTCTATCTCTTATGAATGAATTATTCCACTCATCTGACCAAGAAGAGTTCTCATTTGATTGAGAATCCAAAGATTGAGCTTGAAGCTCTACATGTTCCTCCTCATTTGCATCAGAGTCTGTCCTGCATTTGTCAACCTTCATTAAGCCTAGATTGCTCTTAGCTCTGCTATCATTGTCCGTATCCACTTCTGAATCCATAGTAGCAAGAGCATCCACGTAATTATCTACCTCACTGGGCAAATCATCAGAATTGTATCCCTCTACACTGCCTTCAGTTTTGTCTTCTCCATCAACTTCTAATGCCCTCTCAACTGCTACCATTTGAAGGTTGGAATAGCTGTTGTCACTTCCACCATCAGAATTTGGTTCAGACCCCTTGGCAATTTTTCCATAGAAAGAGCCCCCATTCAAACCATCCATTGATTGTTTTGATACGACTTCTTGGTGTTTAGTAGTTGAAGAACTAGCACTACTCCTTTCCGGAGACTTTTCTGCAGGACTCACAATACTAATGTCAAGTATTCTAAGCCCCGACTCATTCTTATTATCTGAGCTCAAATTCAAGAGCGGGGAAGTAACAGAAGTTGCACAAACCAGTTTACGCTCTGGTGAATGAGTCTCCATAAATTTATCCATGTAACTTTTCTTGGTTTTTGAGTCAACTGCAGATCCATTCAAAtgtcttttctttaatttcacACGACGAGCAGGGTCACTGTAACCATTCTGAATGCGCTCCTCCAGAAATAACTCATGCAGTCTGCATTatttggaagaagaaaaaatgccATTTAACCATCTATATTTAAAAACATGCACATTTAACGTCCACATGAATGCTAATAAGACAGTGACAAGAATAAGAGGTCTCACTTAGCATGTGATGGCAGTAAAACGTCTGGGGTTTCACCATTCCTCCAGCGTGATCCTTTCTTCTGCTACACATAAAAGACACAATAAATATTTTCTTGAACAGTTTTTTAACAGTGCTTTCTAACAGTAAAAACCGAACCTAGTTTGCATGTTCTAAGTTGAAAAGTACCATTCCCTGGTTTCCACACAGGCATGCATGTAGGCACACTTCAAAATTAAGATTAGGATTAAGCACACATATCAGTAAAAAAAAACAGCATACAATAGAAATCAATCAAGGGACCGGTTGAAAATTTCTAACTTTGCTTACACCAAACCCATTTTTTTGTTTACACCCAGAGAAACCATTTCTTTTAACTATCCACAGATGACAGCATGGGTGGTCATTCATGCCTTATTAATGGTGCTACGCAGGAAGCCTGCTGttctgaagaaaaaaagagggaCATTGTTGTGGCTGGCAATAGCCCCACTCACTAATGGTCAATACCTATATTGGATGTCCTAATGGATCGCCCCAAGTCAAATACCCCCTTGAGGGATTCAACGATTCAGCTATGTGGTTGGATTTTTCAATGAAAAAGGTGTGAATGGTTGGTTCAATAGACATGGATATGAACGAGCATGAATGCATATCATCTAACATTTATTACTTAAGAAACAAAAGAACCTCCTATATTAACATATTAGTTGTTTAGACACAATGATTATTCTGTAGATATACCTTTACTTTACGGATCTTCCTTTCTCTCTGCATATCTGCTGGTGCTAATGAGTATGCCGATTCCACTTTAAAGAATGACGGATCAGTGTATCGCTTTAAACATGCCCCAGCCCCAGCAACATCAAACCTGTTAAAAATAGGATGAGAATAATTTCGGACTTTCTACATCTTAATTTGTTTTTAGATTTTAAGTCGAATTAGCATAAGTGAGCAGAAATTAGGCAATCATACTTGTCCAGAAGGAATAACCGAGGAGGAGCACGGCATTCTTCATAAGAATCCATTACAAAGCGAGGTAAGTCTCCACGGGTGATCAGATTCTGTTCGCAACGCAGATTAGGATGCCAGTCAACACCTGCAATAGAATTATGTGTTTACACAAAAATGTTGTAATTAAATGTCTATTACTAATTATTTGAAAAGTGAAATGTCTCTTTTCAATGCTCTAGCATTTTATACAAAACACATGGGTCATGATATGATACGAGTAACTACATAACTATCAGATCATTTTTCATTTAACTGTTAGAAAGATGCATAACATGTTATGAAGAAACAATTGTACAGCATGGACCCTAACCTGTATTTGAAAAAAACGGCGAATGATTCGTTTGAGATAGAAGTGCCTTCTCAATTGAAGGAAAATCTGCTTCAAGCTGTTGGACGCGAACCATTAGACCGTGGCCTCTTGTAGCGGTTGCCATTACTTCTTCATGCAAGTCATGAAATATTTCAGCAGCAAACCTATTAATCAGAGCACCATTTCTCATGAGTCCATTTCAAAttaaaccataaacaactccaTGATAAAGTTCTAGCTATGCAATGTAGGCGATAGATGTGAGTCAACTTTATCTGAACTATGCAACTTCTCCAAACAGATTTGCAGTaaccaaattcaaatccaaattGCATTTCAAGCCTGATCGTACTAAAATTCATGATCCAAAAtactaaaactcaaaaaaattgtcaaaaatGAATGCCACCATTGGTAAAGCTCAACGGTAAGAACCTAGATACTACTACAATCAAAACTCAGCGTCAATCTAGTAAAAAAAAGCCCCAACTCTTAGAACAACATTCAGAAATAGAAATCCACCACATTAGTCAAATTATCATCCCCAAACTCCGAACTAGAAACCCTAGAGGTTCAGCATTCCGGTCAAAACAGTAATTTCCAAGTCAAGGTCCCGAAATTGAAATCAACAACCGCAAAAGGAAATAAACAGTGAAAGAGAGGCTCACTCGGCAAGGTCGCCAAGCTGACGCAAGACGCCGACGAGTCCAGCCATGGCGACGCCTTCGAGTAAGGCCTCCGGATCATCTCTATCGGCGGCTTTGTAGAGCTCCGGATCGGCCAAGCCGTACTCGTTCCGTATCTGGTACCGCGTCAACGGCATTCTTCCCAAACCCTAACAATCCTTCAAAAGCCCTAATCGAATCCTCTGCGAAATTCGATTTCACATTTCCAGGCGGCCgaggagagagagtgagtgagtgaaTATGCGGTGGTGGTGTGAGAGAGACAGGAgagaatcagagagagagagagagtcacagAGAGAGAGCGAGATAAAAAAGACGaaaaagatttgtttttttAACGGAGGAATTTTggaatgaaatgaaagcaaCGGTGGGAGGGAGTGCCCTGCTGGGCGCGCATCTTGCCGCTTATAATGGGCTCGCTGTATGGGATCCTGTTCTTTTTTTACTTATTTATGCTCTCATAATTCTCCATGTTTGGCGTTACGAATTATCTGCCTTCCAAGGCCCCAAAGGGGGCTATAAATGATGAAACCTTTGGCTTTACGCTGGATTTTCCAAACATATGATCTTTCTATTAGTTTTGAAGAAATATGAACTAggaattttatgtttgtttttgcTTGATTAGGTAACTTGTCTGTGTAGTAAACTCAACTTTAAACTCAAAATTTAAAGCTCACTCTGGATAATTCAAGTATAATTATAAACTTTTTTATTAATCATCACGTAATTTCTCTGATTTCAACATACATATTGGtataatatatttaaaaaatcaTTAGAGAGCGCTACAACAAAAAATCTAATTATCTGACCGTAAAGATAGAAAAGAGAgattttgttattattttaaGATCGTAATTGCATTCATATCTCCATGAGATTTAGGATGAGTTTAAATactttttgatatttttttgaaGAATTATGAACTAAGGATGACAACATATCATATATGTATGAGCTAGGTAAAGATAGCTATAAACGGTTGTTTATGAGTTACATTTTCAAACCCAAAATATCATAGATGATTATTAATAGTTGAAGTATAATTATAAACTTTTGTATTCGTCATCAGAAAATTTCTCTGACTACTAGATATATACTAGTAAAATACTAaaatttattcaaaataaaaggcCACTAGATTGCTCTCCATACACACAATTAATATCCAATAGTAAATGTCTAGTTGCCTCACGATACAAGGTTGTTCTTCGCTTATATCTTCCTGTCGGCAGTTTACATCAGGAATACTTAAATAGATGATGTATCGCTAAAATATGATATAGCTTTATTGCATTTTTTTCATTATTATAAactattcaaattcaaattataTAAACAAATAGTTGAGAGTAGAAAATGGAATTTTGTTATCATTTTAATTTCGTAATTGATATACACTATGAAACTTGAGATTAAGCATGAACTTATGAGCTTATGAACTTTGGAACTTGAGGTTAAGCATGAGATTTAGCTCCCATCACATCATATATATAGGAACTTCACCAAAATTAATAGAGAGAGCCGGCTTAGTAAGGAAAGGACATTTCTAGGTATTCTAGGTAATGCAGTTGGTAACTCCGTAAGACAAACACTGGATACGTGATGaaatcaccatcatcatcatgtTTGACTGCGGAGCCTAAATCTAACGAACCACGCGGACCTCCAATAGAATGCCGCCACATGCACCCTGCCATACGAATCAAGCCTCTCTCAGGGTGGAGCCCACGAATTGAAAGGCAGGACATGGGTGTCACAACCAAGCAGAGAGAATCAAAGACCGGTAATCAAGTTGCTGCGGCTAATACTACTTTTGGGTGCACCTGATTAGTTTTACTTTCCCTGCTTTCTTTTTCAGCAGTACTGATAAAATCTCGTTTGGAAGATATGGGAAGCTTCGCTAGCTGGGGAGTCAGTGCTTCCCAACCTTTAGAAATTGACCCTTTTTCCTGGTTTCGAAGAGAAACAAGAGGAGGTTGGTGGGTTCTAGCAAGAGCAAGTGGTTTAAAAGGAGGAAAAGAGCCAAAGAGGTCTCTTTTTTCCAAAGGGGTGGCTTTGCTTTCTGGGGTCGCCTTTTCTCATTTtccatgggggggggggggtgttttGTGTAGTGTAGTAGTTGTTGGCTAGCTTTTGTTTTCTAAGGTTCTCTTATGCTGTTATGGTCAGCTTTCTTGGATCTTTCTCATTCATCTGTACGTGTCTACTGTGCTAAACTTGACGTGCATAGAGGCTCTCACATTGTGCATGAAGAAGGGATTCGGTCAATTAAGGGTCTTTTAACTATGATCTTAACAATCCGAATTTACATGTATGTTCCACTTTTTTCTAATCTATAAACCGAAATTTAATGTAAAGCTAAGATAAATGAATAACATTATAATAGTACGCGCAGATTAGAGCATCCAATtcaaaattaattaataatgaGGATGAAGAATCATTGTAATAACTTAGATATCAAAATCTAATAATAACATACTACGATGCCATATACGTAATAATGCTTTATGCAAATCAGAGCATTTAACtaaaaatcaatttattttaaAAGGTGGGAAGAACTATCTTATCAAGTGTTATGCAATGTTTGACATTTTTTTCGATCAATTGGGGACAATACTCTCAACAATTTCGTTACTCTTTGAAGTATTTTATTGAACCTATAATACTTTGAGGCATTCACCAGACATATAAGATTCCTCCTTAACTTGGTACTTCGGATAAAGAGTAAATCCATTTGACAAACAAAGCTACAAACCCTCACTTTCTTCAACATGTGTGCTGTACGTATATAAACGTTGTGTACGTGGAAATAGTTGGGGGTTCACATATGTCAGTATTGTGTGCTGTCAATGGATACTTCTCAATGTATTGATTGAGTAACAATGAAAATAACGTCTTGGACGACTTGCATAACTAGCTAGTACGAGGAGTAGTCGGCGAGTATAGGTAGCCTACAATCATGTAAGCTTTGCTTAAAAGCTTTGATTCAGTAGTGGGACGCATGCCAGCTCTTTCAAGTGTATGTGGTATGGTTTGGTGGAGTACTAGCAATTCAATTCGTTTCCACTTGCCAACGACTCGATCTCTAATATACAATGGCAACGTGTTGGTTAATGCTCAATTAAGTATGCTTTTATGCAATTGAATACCACCATTAGTTTTAACCTTCACTCTCCATCTATCTCTTTCTCTATAGCTAAGCAAACTTTGTCATTTTTGCTTATCCCCACTTACATAATTGCTTGTTCTTAACTTCTTGTTAGTTGTTATGGTGTGCTTGACCCACTCATATGGACTTGAAGCCTAAAAGAAATTGTCACATTATGAGAAAGAGCACATGGTTCTTACTTAGTTGTTTATGGGAAACAATTTTATTTTACACTCTACTACCATGACTTAAGGTAGAGTAAATTGCATAAATATGTTCGGAAGTTCATCATTACCAAACAAACaccatttctctctctttagATAATAAGAGGGGATTTGAAACTCCTTCTACAttgtgaaagaagaagaaaagaaaagagattatATTAATGATTAAATAATGCTAGATGAGCCTACTTTACTAAGCTGGGCCAGATGGGCTAGGACTCTTTTCCAATTTTTGGGCTGGAGTTCCTTCcatttgggtttgggttacattAGTTGAGCATGGGCTGCATTTATATTTTtgtacttttatttttaattttattattttgttcgATTTCATTCTCTTCCCAAAAATTGCTAGGCTTCCAAAGCAGAGGAATGTCGCTAGGGATACCCACAAAGTCTAcgcgaatttttttttaagggaagtTTACGCGATTTTAATTTCTCGTAGGTTGCGTAGGGTAGTTTCTGAATATGCTTCACTATTAGATTAAAAAGGTTGAGCTACTTAGGTGAAGCCATCTCCAACTGAAGGTGTATAGTCTAAATTATAGACCATGGATGTCCAAAATCTATCTCCAATCATGGATTGGGTCTATTACAAAAAACACAAATGATGGACTAAAGTCTATAAGTTGGTCTAAATACAGACCAACGTTTAGACCATGGATGGCAAGTTGTTGGCCCATCTTTGGATGATTAATGatcaattgaatcaaacttgaatTTAGACCTCAAACGATTGGAgttgaaaaaaattatagacTTTATAATTTGGACGAATTGTACATTCCAAGGGTCTAAAAATTTAGACCATGGTCTATTTTAGACCTTGACGATTGGAGATAGCCTAACAGCTTTATCTGACAGTCCTACTGGGCGGACCGTTATGTGTAATTTTGCTGAACGTCAATCGAGTTGAcaatttctctaaaaaaaaaaaatgagcctACTTTACCTTAAACCACTTGTATTATTTATGCAAATTATTTAAAAAGGTTGCTGCTAGAAACAAGTTGAACTTGATATGTGTTCATTGGAAATTTATTTGTGATTCAGGTGGAGTTAACTTGCTCGAGAGAAgattataaataattaaatttcgCAAGACTTGAGCTGGTGCTCAGTCAGGCACAACAACCCATTAATAGGTAGCATATCAATCACCAAATTTCCAACCGACTGAACCAAGGTTAGCACTTCTTATATTGGTACGTTTTTGCACCCAGTTCCTGTGTTGCGAGTCTGTAATTGGGCCCTATTCGGAGCCAATCCCTTACCAATCGGTTTCCCAAGGTGAAAGGGAGTTTGGTTCGCTTTGAGGCTCTTGTTCCAATAGTGTGTGTTATGAATTCCTTTTCTAAATGAGGATCTTATCTCAACCTCATTTTGTCTTTGAAGTTTCTACCccatgttaatttttttttttttttaaataaagggctggtgcagctgtcctcaagtcttaattaatgaaaccgCTGAATACAAGGGGAATggggacattaagcctaaacccctgattacaataagcatctagagtacttcccgaaataatatcaggaatatCTACAGAAGACATGTATTTTAACAAGTACCAACTAGCAAATAGTGcactactggctactccatttcaCCATTTGTTTTGACATGGTAGTGACATAACAGAatgataactcgatatgtaactcaattacaacatagcataattaccataaacACAACTTTCCTattatgttgccgccggaggaTAGATCtgacgacacttagcttcaccctgccactaggcgacAATGACAATTTGACGAAGCAAGAAACTCGTTgtctacctagagcagacaagacactttgagtgcacacacagacACAAAACCCGACTCACCTTACACAATAAGTGTATggacttattgctcgcaaaaAGCGCAATTgaactaaataaaataaataaataacaattttaaagaaaaaaacaactGGGGCAGGGCCCAAGAATGGAGCCCTAACCTAAACACTAGTAAGGAGATCATAGCCATGTAGGGCCCATCCCAATTCAAGCCCAGCCCGTGCCAACTACCCATCTTCCCCGTCGCCCTACCTACGTCCGGCCGCCACGTCCAGCAAGCCTCTAACCCGATTGCCTGATGGTTGCTCCACCACCCTCACCCTCCAAATCCAAGCGAGTACAACCTGCATCCTTCCAATCTAGATCGAAATTGGAAACACAAACCCAAGAAAGATCAGTGATCAAAACTGGAAACTACGACTAGCCCAAATCGGATCCGTTTTCCACCAACCAACTGCGCTGAATCCGGTGACCATAAGTAAACCGGCAACGGCACCAGCCTCCAACCCCACCTCCAAGAATCGGACCACGATCACCTCAACTACCTCCCTAAAAAAATAGCGATCCAGATCGAAATCCCAACAATTGAGGACACCACTACCTC
This region includes:
- the LOC133722649 gene encoding protein SCAR2 isoform X2; this translates as MPLTRYQIRNEYGLADPELYKAADRDDPEALLEGVAMAGLVGVLRQLGDLAEFAAEIFHDLHEEVMATATRGHGLMVRVQQLEADFPSIEKALLSQTNHSPFFSNTGVDWHPNLRCEQNLITRGDLPRFVMDSYEECRAPPRLFLLDKFDVAGAGACLKRYTDPSFFKVESAYSLAPADMQRERKIRKVKKKGSRWRNGETPDVLLPSHAKLHELFLEERIQNGYSDPARRVKLKKRHLNGSAVDSKTKKSYMDKFMETHSPERKLVCATSVTSPLLNLSSDNKNESGLRILDISIVSPAEKSPERSSASSSTTKHQEVVSKQSMDGLNGGSFYGKIAKGSEPNSDGGSDNSYSNLQMVAVERALEVDGEDKTEGSVEGYNSDDLPSEVDNYVDALATMDSEVDTDNDSRAKSNLGLMKVDKCRTDSDANEEEHVELQAQSLDSQSNENSSWSDEWNNSFIRDRASLHSDTLSNMVENTPSECNGAAKELPSTEACGAVDTCIQESINPDSGDISCNRLVGEMSPTQPHPDHGAKSPVASYVGPLIDETSSYKIKFGSESFDIRENGTNLDNFMTVVPDGSSQAKDEFTNTSPTLPLVEADEEDLGATSDDLPHLKNVEELASVNHSGNDSVNKVFQTQCADEDAVGSFASRKIDSPLSSIPSTEEQLFPSAMKEIQTSSGSTLLPHNSDVAKPVNRVSVVDDPVKPTAFKSGVIPWRRISRESYPGGDAPKTHGLIEQKDAPQTHVLKEQKDAPQTHVLMDQQISDLDEDMSHYEEKFKTEERSRTVDDEEIGLFTSNADSEGGDSVSIELPSNSPTYSGDGDHVLSANIEPATVHVEDVGASSAAVAKSDDVNDFIDTSPGTSNVDAEEGDSVSVELPSNSPTYSGLGNLVVSDNIVLETVHVEDLAVSSAAVAKSDDVYDIDTSPDANCSPPLNFMNLHESLPDFRDSHMKESEMDDVASPKFVSDSEMQKEASKVEVVSPDSDSDPSKSVAYNPSSSKVFDDDHNLSLDEQNEHGATVYDDPTASTSLEMSNQESELQSLDQTCGEYAVSSSTSALPEPDLQETETNLDILLELQANQVHMENLERDGASGQLEAALERSPEFQSDQLGMEDSQEDQASTNSLSSQYAQIGFPNHPDKEISKLPSMEDSQEDQASTNSLSSQYAQIGFPNHPDKEISKLPSMDHINQETCLDASSESFPEDLPSQPSTSEFFTESAGQETDLLKPKMEPLESILPNFVQPPVVNLEDTPPLPPLPPMQWRLGKMQHASPASHRDLGGVSNDSFLPMQSLKADEKAQFDLPAPQRELLQPQHPFLSLTAEDMKSQLVFGPLVGHVVPPAPFSQEPTDNDSNHQYNFPDLGGMQFSSPFIQLSKVSGDSSGHNDIDLEGEKGLSSSKPITVPGTECTTSGQDPVFSHGEIVHPQQLMPETGLELEVLKQSFDNSELEQARPLATSVTAPTMEDEQPQHSLPTTEGGKVQSTSKPLTVPGAECTTSRHDPIQPPQQLTKESEREQEKLLATSLTATTTVDEKPQHSLPTSEGETAWSSNASDVMPDSEFGKSNGTVNKIPRPRNPLIDAVAAHGQSKLKKASERIQPQIEPKVDERDLFLQQIRTKSFNLKPATVTRSTPRPNIQGHNPNLKVISLLEKKASAIRQAFVGSDEDDDESWSDS